A section of the Clostridium omnivorum genome encodes:
- the pepF gene encoding oligoendopeptidase F: MAKVLKDRKDVDQSLTWDLSAIFGTEDEYNSAVKKLQELALQLEKDYKGKLSDAENINGCLDKLREVMQILHLTVHYAELSVEVDHTNEKNQERYMKFMNIESDISSRLSFIESELIQADDKVIDEAISLSEENCNYLINIKRSKPHALHPEVEKVLAALSGTLEAPYSIYGRAKLADMNFKSFTVDGVEYPLSFVLFENEWEYENDTRVRRAAFEAFSSKLREYQHTIAGAYQTQVQKEKTMASLRGFDSVIDSLLFNQKVDRTLYNRQIDLIMEKLAPHMRKYAKLLQKIHKLDEMTFADLKLPVDAGYEPTITVEDSKKYIKEALSILGEDYSEMLDRAYDERWVDFVQNKGKSTGGFCASPYGSHSFILLSWNERMTEAFVLAHELGHAGHFDLCNKNQSIFDVDVSTYFVEAPSTMNEMLMANYLMKVNDEPRFKRWVLASMIGRTYYHNFVTHLLEATYQREVYNIMDKGGSVQASTLNEIMRNTLEKFWGDSVKITDGAELTWMRQPHYYMGLYPYTYSAGLTIATEVSKRILEEGQPAIDDWREVLKAGSTKTPVELAKMAGVDITTDKPLLDTIEHIGNIIDEIIKLTDEIEG, translated from the coding sequence ATGGCAAAAGTTTTAAAGGATAGAAAGGATGTGGATCAATCTCTTACTTGGGATTTATCCGCTATATTCGGTACTGAAGATGAATATAACTCCGCTGTGAAAAAGCTTCAGGAACTTGCTTTACAATTGGAAAAGGACTATAAAGGAAAGCTAAGTGATGCAGAAAATATTAATGGATGCTTGGATAAGTTAAGAGAAGTAATGCAGATTTTGCATCTTACGGTACATTATGCTGAGCTTTCAGTGGAAGTAGATCATACTAACGAGAAAAATCAGGAAAGATACATGAAATTTATGAACATTGAGTCCGACATTAGCAGCAGATTGAGCTTTATTGAAAGTGAACTAATTCAAGCTGATGATAAAGTTATTGATGAAGCAATAAGTTTGTCAGAAGAAAACTGTAATTATTTAATAAATATAAAGAGAAGTAAGCCTCATGCTCTTCATCCAGAAGTAGAAAAAGTATTAGCAGCATTATCTGGAACCTTAGAGGCACCATATAGTATCTATGGAAGAGCTAAGCTTGCGGATATGAATTTCAAGAGTTTTACTGTAGATGGTGTTGAGTATCCGCTTAGCTTTGTACTCTTTGAGAATGAATGGGAATATGAAAATGACACAAGGGTACGAAGAGCTGCTTTTGAAGCTTTTTCTTCTAAATTAAGAGAATATCAGCACACTATAGCAGGGGCTTATCAGACTCAGGTGCAGAAGGAAAAAACCATGGCATCTCTTAGAGGATTTGATTCGGTTATAGACAGTTTATTATTTAATCAAAAGGTGGATAGAACATTATATAACAGGCAGATAGATTTAATCATGGAAAAGCTAGCACCTCACATGAGAAAGTATGCTAAACTGCTTCAGAAAATACATAAATTAGATGAGATGACCTTTGCGGATTTAAAGCTTCCTGTTGATGCTGGTTATGAACCTACAATAACTGTAGAGGATTCTAAGAAGTATATTAAAGAAGCCTTATCAATACTTGGTGAAGATTATTCTGAGATGCTTGATAGAGCCTATGATGAGAGATGGGTAGACTTTGTTCAGAACAAGGGAAAGTCCACAGGAGGCTTCTGTGCAAGCCCTTATGGAAGCCATTCCTTCATTTTGCTGTCATGGAATGAAAGAATGACAGAAGCATTCGTATTAGCTCATGAACTTGGGCACGCAGGACATTTTGATTTATGCAACAAAAACCAAAGCATCTTTGATGTAGATGTATCGACTTACTTTGTGGAAGCACCATCAACAATGAATGAGATGCTTATGGCAAATTATCTTATGAAGGTTAATGATGAGCCTAGATTTAAGAGATGGGTTTTAGCTTCAATGATAGGACGTACTTATTATCACAATTTTGTTACTCACTTATTAGAAGCTACTTATCAGAGAGAGGTTTATAATATAATGGATAAGGGTGGAAGCGTACAGGCTTCAACTTTAAATGAGATAATGAGAAATACTCTTGAAAAGTTCTGGGGAGATTCTGTGAAGATAACAGATGGTGCAGAGCTTACATGGATGAGACAGCCTCATTACTATATGGGACTTTATCCTTATACTTACAGTGCAGGACTTACCATAGCTACTGAAGTAAGCAAGAGAATTCTAGAGGAAGGACAGCCTGCTATAGATGATTGGAGAGAAGTGTTAAAAGCTGGTTCAACCAAGACTCCAGTGGAGCTTGCTAAAATGGCTGGAGTAGATATTACTACTGATAAGCCTCTGCTTGACACAATTGAGCATATTGGAAATATAATAGATGAGATAATTAAGCTAACTGATGAAATCGAAGGATAA
- a CDS encoding DegV family protein, which produces MSDYVLTCCSTADMPYEYFQKRNIPFVCFHYNMDGKEYLDDLGQTMSFKEFYGRIDAGSMPTTSQVNVGQFIDFFEPYLRDGKDILHISLSTGLSGSYNSANIAKKELLLKYPARKILIVDSLGASSGYGLLTDMAADMRDNGATIEEVYAFVEENKLNIHHWFFSTNLTHYKRGGRIPATTAIVGNMLNICPLMNMSYDGKLIPRTKIRGKKLVINEIVRKMEAHAKDGTNYSGKCFISNSLCYDDARKVADLVEEKFPHLNGSVMINSIGTVIGSHTGPGTVALFFFGDKRED; this is translated from the coding sequence ATGTCTGATTATGTTCTTACTTGTTGTTCCACCGCAGATATGCCATATGAGTACTTCCAAAAAAGGAATATCCCATTTGTTTGTTTTCATTATAATATGGACGGAAAAGAATATCTGGATGATTTGGGTCAAACCATGTCTTTTAAAGAATTTTATGGTAGAATTGATGCAGGGTCCATGCCAACTACCTCACAGGTAAACGTAGGACAGTTTATTGACTTCTTTGAACCGTATTTAAGGGATGGCAAGGATATCTTGCACATTTCACTATCAACTGGGTTGTCAGGATCATACAATTCGGCCAATATTGCTAAAAAGGAACTTTTATTAAAATATCCAGCACGAAAAATTCTCATTGTGGATTCACTAGGCGCATCATCGGGTTATGGTCTACTAACTGATATGGCGGCAGATATGAGGGACAATGGCGCAACCATTGAAGAGGTGTATGCCTTTGTAGAAGAAAATAAGCTTAACATACACCATTGGTTTTTTTCTACAAATCTTACACACTATAAACGTGGTGGTCGTATACCAGCCACAACTGCAATTGTTGGAAATATGCTGAATATATGCCCACTTATGAATATGAGTTATGACGGAAAACTTATTCCTCGCACGAAGATTCGAGGTAAAAAACTTGTCATAAACGAGATTGTCCGCAAGATGGAAGCACATGCAAAAGACGGCACAAATTACTCGGGAAAGTGCTTTATTTCGAATTCGCTTTGCTATGACGATGCACGTAAGGTGGCAGATCTAGTCGAGGAAAAGTTTCCTCACCTCAATGGTTCTGTCATGATTAACAGTATTGGTACTGTAATAGGTTCACATACTGGACCTGGAACTGTTGCACTTTTCTTTTTCGGAGATAAGCGTGAAGATTGA